One Vigna unguiculata cultivar IT97K-499-35 chromosome 11, ASM411807v1, whole genome shotgun sequence DNA window includes the following coding sequences:
- the LOC114170167 gene encoding pentatricopeptide repeat-containing protein At1g74900, mitochondrial — translation MFQKRFRLHLLPLSKKHAQFPLPRNAVTLSDGVQQPSDATIAHLVLESDPVTLSEALSKPTIQWAPELVNQVLKRLWNHGPKALQFFKHLDRHPSYIHCASSFDHAIDIAARMHDYNAAWALVGRMRSLRRGPTPRTFAILAERYAANGKPHRAVRTFISMHEHGCRQDLNSFNTVLDVLCKSRRVEMAHTLLKTFRSRFKLDCVSYNIIANGYCLIKRTPMALQVLKEMVQRGINPTMVTYNTLLKGYFRSNQIKEAWEFYLEMKKRKCEIDVVTYTTVIHGFGVAGEVKKSRRVFDEMVKEGVAPSVATCNALIQVLCKKDSVENAVVVFEEMLRKGLCAPNVVTYNVVIRGFCHVGDMERALGFMGRMGEHGLRASVQTYNVVIRYFCDAGEIEKGLEMFEKMRDEPCLPNLDTYNVLISAMFLRKKSEDLVVAGKLLMEMVDRGFLPRKFTFNRVLNGLVITGNQDFAKEILRMQSRCGRVVRRLKL, via the coding sequence ATGTTCCAGAAGCGTTTTCGTCTCCACCTCCTCCCTCTGTCGAAGAAGCACGCTCAGTTTCCGCTTCCACGTAACGCGGTTACCCTCTCCGACGGAGTTCAACAACCCTCAGACGCCACCATAGCCCATCTGGTCCTCGAATCAGACCCAGTCACTCTCTCCGAGGCCCTATCCAAGCCCACGATCCAATGGGCCCCCGAGCTCGTGAACCAGGTCCTGAAGCGCCTCTGGAACCACGGGCCCAAGGCCCTTCAATTCTTCAAACACCTGGACCGCCACCCTTCGTACATCCACTGCGCCTCGTCGTTCGACCACGCCATCGACATCGCGGCCCGCATGCACGACTACAACGCCGCATGGGCCTTAGTGGGCCGCATGCGATCTCTCCGCCGCGGCCCAACTCCCCGAACCTTCGCCATCCTCGCCGAGCGCTACGCCGCGAATGGAAAACCCCACCGCGCCGTCAGAACCTTCATCTCCATGCACGAGCATGGTTGCCGCCAGGACCTGAACTCATTCAACACCGTCCTCGACGTCCTCTGCAAATCTAGGCGCGTGGAAATGGCACACACCTTGCTCAAAACGTTCCGATCCAGATTCAAACTCGATTGCGTGAGCTACAACATAATCGCAAACGGTTATTGCCTAATCAAACGCACGCCGATGGCGTTGCAGGTTCTGAAGGAAATGGTGCAGCGAGGGATAAACCCTACGATGGTCACGTACAACACATTGCTGAAAGGTTATTTTCGGAGTAATCAGATTAAGGAGGCTTGGGAGTTTTACTTGGAGATGAAGAAGAGGAAGTGCGAGATTGATGTTGTGACTTACACGACTGTGATTCACGGGTTTGGGGTGGCGGGTGAGGTTAAGAAATCTCGTAGGGTTTTTGATGAGATGGTGAAGGAGGGTGTGGCTCCTAGTGTCGCCACGTGTAATGCTTTGATTCAGGTTTTGTGTAAGAAGGACAGCGTGGAGAATGCAGTAGTGGTTTTTGAGGAGATGTTGAGAAAGGGGTTGTGTGCGCCGAATGTGGTTACTTACAACGTTGTTATCAGAGGTTTTTGTCATGTTGGGGACATGGAGAGGGCATTAGGGTTTATGGGGAGAATGGGGGAACATGGTTTGAGGGCTTCTGTTCAGACATATAATGTTGTGATTAGGTACTTTTGTGATGCTGGGGAGATTGAGAAGGGTTTGGAGATGTTTGAGAAGATGAGGGATGAGCCTTGCTTGCCCAATTTGGATACTTACAATGTTCTGATCAGTGCCATGTTTTTGAGGAAGAAATCTGAAGATTTGGTGGTGGCTGGGAAATTGTTGATGGAGATGGTTGATAGAGGGTTCTTGCCGCGGAAGTTTACTTTCAATAGGGTGTTGAATGGACTTGTTATTACTGGGAATCAGGATTTTGCCAAAGAGATTCTGAGAATGCAGAGCAGGTGTGGCCGTGTTGTTCGGCGTTTGAAACTGTGA
- the LOC114168196 gene encoding uncharacterized protein At4g22758-like: MQNSKNHRNGQAESHRRWKLTNKSSSFHSQSSSAAAMSGTSIRRPMTVPELLLDRNRSAPAAAAEVVRRQPPKLLLKVTIMGSLGPVQVVMTPESAVGDLVAAAVNQYIKEGRRPILPSNDPSQFDLHYSQFTLESLERNEKLKDIGSRNFFLCPKKHGGGGGDGGSTTPFASCSREADKTTKGGAFGWLRFMDLSR; encoded by the exons ATGCAAAACTCGAAGAACCACCGCAACGGCCAGGCCGAGTCTCACCGCCGGTGGAAGTTAACAAACAAATCCTCTTCCTTTCACAGTCAGTCATCGTCAGCCGCCGCCATGTCCGGCACATCAATCCGGCGGCCAATGACGGTGCCGGAACTTCTGCTAGACAGAAACCGCTCCGCTCCGGCCGCGGCGGCGGAGGTTGTGCGGAGACAACCACCGAAGCTCTTGCTGAAGGTCACGATCATGGGAAGCCTTGGTCCCGTGCAGGTGGTGATGACGCCGGAATCAGCCGTCGGAGATTTAGTGGCGGCGGCGGTGAACCAGTACATTAAGGAAGGTCGCCGCCCAATTCTTCCGTCTAACGACCCTTCGCAATTCGATCTTCACTATTCTCAGTTCACCCTAGAAA GTTTGGAGAGGAACGAGAAGCTGAAGGATATTGGGTCTAGAAACTTCTTTCTGTGTCCGAAGAagcatggtggtggtggtggtgatggtggctCAACGACGCCGTTTGCTTCGTGTTCTAGAGAGGCAGACAAAACGACGAAGGGTGGTGCGTTTGGATGGCTAAGGTTCATGGATTTATCTCGCTGA
- the LOC114169016 gene encoding uncharacterized protein LOC114169016: MASSCRGYSKTQMCFFKILRIISSTPPFTEKQEQGEEHQEPFPTKGVGIDLNLRFSPLTESESSRSDSASATLQNSNEERQEEGFPEKSVQLSEKPDGDNQNLNNEVNDVQTASFQGRDSNCLDLLIEAARVVSGKDESDSGEERGLGTESTTQRASPEKRKERWVVVDIYGDVLEEREPVVRSKRGRNQALPYRFRDSVVEPLKRATRSQRPSSTSHLTKRLLRSSSTT, translated from the coding sequence ATGGCTTCCTCGTGCCGCGGTTATTCGAAGACCCAAATGTGTTTCTTCAAGATTCTGCGCATAATTTCGTCCACTCCACCCTTCACAGAAAAACAAGAACAAGGAGAAGAACATCAAGAACCCTTCCCCACCAAAGGGGTTGGCATCGATTTGAATCTCAGATTCTCTCCCCTCACGGAATCGGAATCTTCTAGAAGCGACAGCGCCTCCGCCACGCTTCAAAACAGCAACGAAGAACGGCAAGAAGAAGGGTTTCCGGAGAAGAGCGTTCAACTCTCAGAGAAACCCGACGGGGACAACCAAAATCTTAACAATGAAGTTAACGACGTTCAAACGGCGTCGTTTCAGGGGCGCGATAGTAATTGTCTCGATTTGCTTATAGAAGCGGCGAGAGTGGTCTCTGGAAAAGACGAGTCTGACTCGGGAGAAGAGAGGGGACTCGGTACCGAGTCAACGACTCAGCGAGCGAGTCCGGAGAAACGGAAAGAGAGGTGGGTGGTGGTTGATATATACGGCGACGTCTTGGAGGAGAGAGAACCGGTGGTCCGGTCCAAGCGAGGGAGGAACCAAGCGTTGCCGTACCGGTTCAGAGACTCGGTGGTCGAACCGTTGAAACGCGCCACTCGTTCTCAGAGACCGTCGTCAACCTCACACCTCACAAAACGACTTCTTAGGTCGTCATCCACAACGTAA